One Echinicola strongylocentroti DNA window includes the following coding sequences:
- a CDS encoding FAD-dependent oxidoreductase, whose amino-acid sequence MIKEAFKSFRNLKESTAYSDIVIVGGGLSGVCAAITAARQGCKVTLIQDRPVLGGNASSEVRLWALGATSHMGNNNRWAREGGIVDEIMVENTFRNKEGNPVLFDTVVLDKVMAEPNISLYLNTSVFHIAKADDRTIEKVIAFNSQNSTLYHFAARQFIDASGDGIVSYMAGVPYRIGAESPEELGEGLAPDVEDYGELLGHTLFFYSKKTEKPVKYVAPDYAIKDTSQIPGVKNVEVGDHGCKLWWFEYGGRKDTIHDTEEIKHELWKVAYGIWNYIKNSGNFTEADHYTLEWVGLIPGKRESRRFEGEYMLKQEDLVHQQAHDDAISFGGWAMDLHPADGVYSDKPSCTQWHTKGVYAIPYRCYVPKSIDNLLLAGRIISASHVAFGSTRVMATCAHGGQAVGMAAAHVIKYDVSPRELLEKSKLKKLQQDLVATGHYIPQLQFTLNNLADDAVIHPSSEYSLGALSAGFSWENLSFSMAQMVPVRKKIPGFSLSLRVRKATALTVQVRKSSKPYNHTPDITVWSTDYSLEVGEQKLAVEVGDLGGFQDQYAFITVLKNDDVDILLSDQLLSGMVSVYNQVNKAVSNFGKQEPPEGSGVDEFEFWCPKRRPKGGNMAIEFAEPVYTYEVNNILSPLYRPVAQPNAWMASPSDTQPSLDFQWSHPVSISRLKIFLDPDYDHPMETVQMEHHEHVMPFVARNMIVMDDDENHLATISENHQAVITVDFDQPVVTGMLKLQFEHPSDKVPLAVFGICIT is encoded by the coding sequence ATGATCAAAGAAGCGTTTAAGAGTTTTCGTAATCTTAAAGAATCCACAGCATATTCGGATATCGTAATCGTGGGAGGAGGACTTTCCGGTGTTTGTGCGGCGATTACCGCAGCACGGCAGGGGTGCAAAGTGACCTTGATCCAAGATCGGCCTGTATTAGGAGGCAACGCTTCCAGCGAAGTGAGATTATGGGCCTTGGGAGCCACCTCCCACATGGGAAATAACAACCGATGGGCGAGAGAAGGGGGGATAGTGGATGAAATCATGGTGGAGAATACCTTTCGAAACAAAGAGGGCAATCCGGTGCTTTTTGATACGGTGGTGCTTGACAAGGTAATGGCGGAGCCCAATATTAGTCTTTACCTCAATACATCAGTTTTCCATATTGCCAAAGCTGACGACCGCACCATCGAAAAAGTCATCGCATTTAATTCCCAGAATTCTACACTCTATCATTTTGCTGCCCGGCAGTTCATTGATGCATCGGGTGATGGCATTGTGTCCTATATGGCCGGGGTGCCTTACCGAATAGGAGCCGAAAGCCCCGAGGAGCTAGGAGAAGGATTGGCTCCTGATGTGGAAGATTATGGTGAACTGCTTGGGCATACCTTGTTTTTTTATTCCAAGAAAACAGAAAAGCCAGTCAAGTATGTGGCACCCGATTATGCGATAAAGGACACTTCCCAGATTCCAGGAGTCAAAAATGTGGAAGTGGGCGACCATGGGTGTAAGCTGTGGTGGTTTGAGTATGGTGGTAGGAAAGATACCATCCACGATACTGAAGAAATCAAACATGAGCTGTGGAAAGTAGCTTACGGAATATGGAATTATATAAAGAACTCAGGGAATTTTACAGAAGCCGATCACTATACCTTGGAATGGGTGGGCCTGATCCCCGGCAAACGTGAGAGCAGAAGATTTGAAGGGGAGTATATGCTAAAGCAGGAAGACCTTGTCCATCAGCAAGCCCACGATGATGCGATTTCTTTTGGGGGATGGGCAATGGACCTTCACCCTGCTGACGGGGTGTACAGTGATAAGCCCAGCTGCACCCAGTGGCATACCAAGGGCGTTTACGCCATACCTTACAGGTGCTATGTCCCGAAGTCCATTGATAACCTGCTGCTGGCTGGAAGGATCATAAGTGCCTCCCACGTGGCCTTTGGTTCCACGAGGGTAATGGCGACGTGTGCCCATGGAGGACAGGCTGTCGGGATGGCTGCAGCGCATGTTATAAAATACGATGTCTCCCCTCGTGAGCTACTTGAGAAGAGTAAGCTGAAAAAGCTCCAGCAGGACCTGGTGGCTACGGGACATTATATCCCACAGCTTCAATTCACTTTAAATAACTTGGCCGATGATGCCGTCATCCATCCGTCAAGTGAATACAGTTTAGGAGCCCTGTCAGCTGGATTCTCATGGGAGAACCTTTCCTTTTCGATGGCTCAAATGGTTCCAGTACGAAAAAAAATACCCGGATTTTCCCTGTCCTTACGTGTCAGAAAGGCGACAGCACTTACGGTACAAGTAAGGAAAAGTAGCAAACCATATAACCACACGCCGGATATCACGGTGTGGTCAACCGATTATTCATTGGAGGTTGGAGAACAAAAGCTGGCAGTGGAGGTGGGAGACTTGGGAGGATTCCAAGACCAATATGCATTTATTACGGTCTTGAAAAACGACGACGTGGATATTCTACTTTCTGACCAATTGCTATCGGGCATGGTCTCAGTGTATAATCAGGTGAATAAGGCGGTTTCCAATTTTGGCAAGCAAGAACCGCCTGAAGGATCGGGAGTGGATGAGTTTGAGTTTTGGTGCCCAAAGCGTCGGCCCAAGGGAGGAAATATGGCCATTGAATTTGCAGAACCAGTATATACCTATGAAGTCAATAACATTCTTAGCCCATTGTACCGGCCTGTAGCGCAGCCTAACGCTTGGATGGCTAGCCCATCAGATACCCAGCCTTCCCTTGATTTCCAATGGTCTCATCCCGTTTCGATAAGTCGCCTCAAAATATTTCTTGATCCGGATTACGATCATCCTATGGAAACGGTACAAATGGAACACCATGAACATGTCATGCCATTTGTTGCCAGGAATATGATAGTGATGGATGATGATGAAAATCACCTGGCCACGATCTCCGAAAACCATCAAGCGGTCATAACTGTCGACTTTGACCAACCAGTGGTCACTGGTATGCTTAAACTTCAGTTTGAGCATCCTTCCGATAAGGTACCTCTAGCTGTTTTTGGTATATGTATTACCTAA
- a CDS encoding sodium:solute symporter family protein, translating to MQEQDYILIGVFTLIVLSAGLAFARTGRSMANFFAGGGNVPWWISGLSLFMSFFSAGTFVVWGSIAYDQGMVAVTIQSMMAIAGLIIYFTVARKWKEANVLTAAEYVTHRFGVKTQKIYSYLFIAVSFFTAGSFLYPVAKIVSVSAQVPITLIILILGITIVLYTAVGGFWAVLATDVLQFVVLTAAVFIVIPLALDEVGGMDGFIAQSPEGFFGLINSEFSPMFLVAFMLYNFVFIGGNWAYVQRYTSVKSPKEAKKVALLFAGFYLVFPLIWMLPPMIYKVYDPGLVTTQQMEGAYLMMCAKALPIGMLGLMIAAMVFATASSVNTTLNMMAAVTTNDLYKSIHPQASEKQLIKVARWVTVVFGLGVMGVAMLVPYLGGIVNVVLKVAAVTGAPLFAPILWSLYSRRQDSRSVIITSILSIVGLALIILILPSVLDYEVSRSMEMTLGVAVPVCMLILFEIKNRPVLSGEKAPVTIGSDQEVEEVERSGDDTAFGIKVISIATGMIGLIMTGLGIIASKGNEMLVAAGIIMVLMASAGLYFGKKKSKN from the coding sequence ATGCAAGAGCAAGATTACATTTTAATCGGAGTGTTTACACTAATTGTCCTATCTGCTGGATTGGCTTTTGCCAGGACAGGACGTTCGATGGCCAATTTTTTTGCCGGAGGAGGCAATGTGCCTTGGTGGATTAGTGGGCTTAGCTTGTTTATGAGTTTTTTCTCTGCCGGGACATTTGTGGTCTGGGGTTCTATCGCCTATGACCAAGGAATGGTGGCAGTTACTATACAGAGTATGATGGCCATCGCAGGGCTGATCATTTATTTTACGGTAGCCCGCAAATGGAAAGAGGCTAACGTCTTGACCGCTGCTGAATATGTTACCCATAGGTTTGGCGTAAAAACCCAGAAAATATATTCTTATTTGTTTATTGCAGTGTCATTTTTTACGGCCGGATCTTTCCTGTATCCAGTGGCAAAGATCGTATCGGTTTCGGCACAGGTGCCTATTACCCTTATCATCCTGATTTTAGGAATTACCATTGTTCTTTATACCGCTGTGGGTGGGTTTTGGGCAGTATTGGCCACGGATGTATTGCAGTTTGTGGTACTGACAGCGGCAGTTTTTATTGTTATCCCATTGGCATTGGATGAAGTGGGGGGGATGGATGGTTTTATTGCCCAGTCCCCAGAAGGTTTTTTTGGTCTTATCAACAGTGAATTTAGCCCCATGTTCTTGGTGGCTTTCATGCTTTACAATTTTGTTTTTATCGGAGGAAATTGGGCGTATGTACAACGCTATACAAGTGTAAAATCTCCAAAAGAGGCAAAAAAAGTAGCCCTGTTATTCGCTGGCTTTTACTTGGTTTTTCCGTTGATATGGATGTTGCCACCTATGATTTATAAGGTGTACGACCCCGGACTGGTGACCACCCAGCAGATGGAAGGAGCCTACCTCATGATGTGTGCCAAGGCCTTGCCAATTGGTATGTTGGGCCTGATGATAGCAGCTATGGTCTTTGCTACGGCCAGCTCGGTAAATACAACCCTCAATATGATGGCGGCTGTCACCACTAATGACCTTTACAAGTCTATCCATCCCCAAGCGTCAGAAAAACAATTGATTAAAGTCGCCAGATGGGTGACCGTAGTTTTTGGTCTTGGCGTGATGGGCGTAGCCATGCTGGTTCCCTATTTGGGAGGAATCGTCAATGTAGTGCTGAAAGTAGCCGCAGTGACTGGAGCGCCGTTGTTTGCGCCGATACTTTGGAGTCTGTATTCGAGGAGACAGGACAGCAGGTCGGTAATTATCACCTCAATTCTGAGTATCGTCGGATTGGCATTGATAATACTCATTTTGCCTTCCGTGCTGGATTATGAAGTTTCCAGAAGTATGGAAATGACCTTGGGTGTTGCAGTGCCTGTATGTATGTTGATCCTATTTGAAATCAAGAATAGGCCTGTTTTATCAGGGGAGAAAGCCCCGGTAACCATTGGCTCCGACCAGGAAGTGGAAGAAGTAGAGCGGTCGGGTGATGATACCGCTTTCGGGATAAAAGTCATCTCAATTGCCACAGGCATGATTGGATTGATAATGACAGGACTTGGTATAATCGCCAGTAAAGGAAATGAGATGCTGGTAGCTGCCGGTATTATCATGGTACTTATGGCAAGTGCTGGATTATATTTTGGAAAAAAGAAATCAAAAAATTAG
- a CDS encoding LacI family DNA-binding transcriptional regulator codes for MKEYITIKDLAETLHLSVGTVSKAFNPKYKDISDRTRQKILKAARQMGYVPNPFAQKLLKKQTLNIGIIVPEFSHSYFSEVIFSAQEKLLESDYQTFIMSSHENSELERKNIETLVNHMVDGLIISLCNGSLNHEYINDVIKSGIPIVQFNRVSKKVNSPKVEFNDYKWAVFGTEHLISQGCQNLIHLALPRHLPLGQQRILGFKKALEKHRVTYQDHQVIEAGITVQDGEVAMSRYLEKYGPPDGILAAGDPLAIGAMKILKRKGIAIPEKVKVMGFTESAMALVVEPELSSISQPTDQIGHLISKFLLDQIAGIDKSNEHYLFDGKLNIRESTSCTGQ; via the coding sequence ATGAAAGAGTATATAACCATAAAAGACTTGGCAGAAACCCTTCATCTCTCCGTAGGAACGGTCTCCAAGGCTTTCAACCCGAAGTACAAGGACATCAGTGATCGTACCCGGCAAAAAATCCTAAAAGCTGCTCGCCAAATGGGCTATGTACCTAATCCCTTTGCCCAAAAACTACTAAAGAAGCAAACCTTAAACATTGGGATAATCGTCCCGGAATTTAGCCACAGCTACTTTTCAGAGGTCATCTTCAGTGCCCAAGAAAAGCTATTGGAGAGCGACTACCAGACCTTTATCATGTCTTCCCACGAAAATTCAGAATTGGAACGAAAAAATATAGAAACTTTGGTAAACCATATGGTGGATGGCCTTATCATTTCGCTTTGCAACGGCAGCCTTAATCATGAATACATTAACGACGTCATCAAATCGGGTATTCCCATTGTCCAATTTAATCGGGTATCCAAGAAAGTAAACTCTCCAAAAGTAGAGTTTAACGATTACAAATGGGCTGTATTCGGCACTGAGCACCTTATTTCACAAGGCTGCCAAAACCTCATCCACTTAGCCCTTCCAAGGCACCTCCCTCTTGGGCAACAGCGCATATTGGGATTTAAAAAGGCCTTGGAAAAACACCGGGTTACTTATCAAGACCATCAGGTCATTGAAGCAGGAATAACTGTACAGGATGGTGAGGTGGCCATGTCCAGGTATTTGGAAAAATATGGCCCCCCGGATGGCATATTGGCTGCAGGAGACCCCTTGGCTATCGGGGCCATGAAAATCCTGAAGCGTAAAGGGATCGCTATACCAGAAAAAGTCAAAGTTATGGGCTTTACAGAATCAGCTATGGCCTTGGTTGTCGAGCCGGAGCTGTCCAGTATATCACAGCCTACGGACCAAATTGGCCATTTGATCTCCAAGTTTTTATTGGATCAAATCGCCGGTATCGATAAGTCCAATGAACATTACCTCTTTGATGGAAAACTGAACATTAGGGAATCTACTTCCTGCACTGGCCAGTAA
- a CDS encoding winged helix-turn-helix transcriptional regulator, producing the protein MDNLKEIEVNCPSDAFLQVIKGKCKTTLIMLIKKGINRFSEMNRTLPTISERMIAKQLDELEEDGIIARKVFPEVPPKVEYSLTAYGDTLFPLVKAIRKWGYIHMERNQEIEK; encoded by the coding sequence ATGGATAATTTAAAAGAAATTGAAGTCAATTGCCCATCGGACGCTTTTTTGCAAGTGATCAAAGGAAAATGCAAAACCACTTTGATCATGCTGATCAAGAAAGGGATAAACCGGTTCAGCGAAATGAACCGGACTTTGCCTACCATTAGTGAGCGAATGATCGCAAAGCAACTGGATGAGCTCGAAGAGGATGGGATAATAGCACGCAAGGTTTTTCCAGAAGTGCCTCCCAAAGTTGAGTACTCCTTAACAGCATATGGTGATACCCTTTTTCCTTTGGTGAAGGCCATTAGGAAATGGGGGTATATTCATATGGAAAGAAACCAGGAAATTGAAAAATAA
- a CDS encoding YhdH/YhfP family quinone oxidoreductase, whose translation MKESFNAFLVSEKEEGIHQEIAQLPFSALPSKGVLIKVSYSSVNFKDALSATGNKGVTKKFPHVPGIDAVGEVVDPDDSPYHKGDKVLVTGYDLGMNTWGGYGEYIKVPESWILPLPKDLSEKESMCYGTAGLTAGLSVSKILKAGIVPSNGPVIVSGASGGVGSISTAILSKLGYEVHVITSKNSPDYFQDTLGASEITSREEFIASHNKKPMSRPTYAAGIDCTGGEILSGIVKSVKYNGVVTCCGMVASPEIHTSIFPFILRGISLIGIDSVEIPLTSKKEIWQKLAKEWKPSQLTKLAKEISLDQLSDEISTILKGKAKGRAILTH comes from the coding sequence ATGAAAGAATCGTTCAACGCATTTCTGGTTTCCGAAAAAGAAGAAGGTATCCATCAGGAGATTGCCCAGTTACCGTTTTCTGCATTGCCTTCCAAAGGGGTATTGATCAAAGTCAGTTATTCATCAGTCAATTTCAAGGACGCCCTATCTGCCACTGGTAACAAGGGGGTTACTAAAAAATTCCCCCATGTGCCAGGTATTGATGCTGTTGGAGAAGTGGTAGATCCTGACGATTCCCCATACCATAAAGGAGACAAAGTCCTGGTAACAGGCTATGACCTAGGCATGAATACCTGGGGCGGCTATGGAGAATACATCAAAGTCCCCGAGTCATGGATCCTGCCCTTACCCAAGGATTTATCAGAAAAAGAATCCATGTGTTACGGGACAGCAGGATTGACAGCAGGGTTATCAGTTTCAAAAATCCTTAAAGCCGGGATTGTTCCTAGCAATGGGCCAGTAATTGTAAGCGGTGCCAGTGGGGGTGTCGGCAGCATTTCTACAGCAATTCTGAGCAAATTGGGTTATGAAGTTCACGTAATCACTTCAAAAAACAGCCCTGATTATTTCCAGGATACGCTTGGAGCATCAGAAATCACCAGTCGGGAAGAGTTTATCGCTTCACACAATAAAAAACCAATGTCCCGTCCTACCTATGCTGCTGGAATCGATTGTACAGGAGGAGAAATCCTCTCCGGAATAGTCAAGTCCGTCAAATACAATGGAGTCGTCACTTGCTGTGGTATGGTGGCTTCCCCTGAGATTCACACCAGTATCTTTCCATTTATTCTAAGAGGAATCAGTTTGATCGGAATTGATTCTGTGGAAATCCCCTTGACTTCAAAGAAAGAAATCTGGCAAAAGTTGGCCAAAGAATGGAAGCCATCACAATTGACAAAATTGGCCAAGGAAATCTCTCTGGATCAACTTTCCGATGAAATCAGTACAATCCTCAAAGGGAAGGCCAAAGGACGGGCTATCTTAACCCATTAA
- a CDS encoding glycoside hydrolase family 117 protein, with protein sequence MKIIYIVGIALCLGACQSSQQEQVSDGNKDFPFLIPSDKPNRPLSAAVERNYDAYENIRPEQSELYSQFKYTELKGFDYHGGDGTVTRRDPSKVIFENGKYYVWYTYRNTPVKAVGMARAKEANDTIPSADWDLSEIWYATSEDGFTWEEQGVAVPRPPKPQPGWRSVTTTDILKWKGKYYLYFQAFMEASGLRGDFCPVSVAYADSPDGPWTHTNKVVIPNGPEGSWDQYSIHDPYPLVHNGKIYLYYKGDFDKRPELNPSKVRMQGLAIADDPLGPFKKHSLNPVINSGHETTLFPFKEGVAAIVQRDGQEHNTIQYAKDWVNFEIAAITELLPVAAGPYVPDAFTDTKDGTGITWGLSHFINAGGDWEHNHTVLTRFDCDLSQDVDDQEMKGHYMNLSPEFHYQQSLSKEQRQRIENQHHQLKSKQ encoded by the coding sequence ATGAAAATAATTTATATAGTTGGAATCGCATTATGTTTAGGTGCGTGCCAATCTTCCCAGCAGGAACAGGTAAGCGATGGAAATAAAGATTTCCCCTTTTTAATTCCCTCAGATAAACCAAACAGGCCCTTAAGTGCAGCGGTTGAAAGGAATTATGATGCCTATGAAAATATCCGACCAGAGCAAAGCGAATTGTATTCCCAGTTTAAATACACTGAATTAAAGGGGTTTGACTACCACGGTGGTGATGGAACCGTCACCCGAAGGGATCCTTCCAAGGTGATCTTTGAAAACGGAAAATACTACGTGTGGTACACCTATAGGAATACTCCTGTGAAGGCCGTTGGAATGGCACGAGCAAAAGAGGCAAACGACACCATCCCTTCTGCCGATTGGGATTTGTCCGAGATATGGTATGCGACTTCCGAAGACGGTTTTACTTGGGAAGAGCAAGGGGTGGCCGTACCCCGTCCTCCAAAGCCCCAGCCTGGATGGCGATCCGTAACCACTACGGATATTCTGAAATGGAAGGGGAAATATTACCTGTACTTTCAGGCCTTTATGGAAGCCAGTGGTCTTCGTGGAGATTTTTGTCCAGTGTCAGTGGCCTATGCGGATTCCCCTGATGGCCCTTGGACCCACACCAATAAAGTGGTCATTCCCAATGGTCCAGAAGGATCATGGGACCAATACTCCATTCATGACCCTTATCCATTGGTGCATAATGGCAAAATCTACTTGTACTACAAAGGGGATTTTGACAAACGCCCTGAGCTAAATCCTTCGAAGGTGCGGATGCAAGGATTGGCCATAGCAGACGACCCTTTGGGGCCATTCAAGAAGCATTCACTTAATCCAGTGATCAATTCTGGTCACGAAACCACGTTGTTTCCCTTTAAGGAAGGTGTGGCGGCCATTGTGCAGCGCGATGGACAGGAGCATAATACCATTCAATATGCAAAAGATTGGGTGAATTTCGAGATAGCGGCGATCACGGAATTATTACCTGTGGCTGCTGGACCTTATGTCCCTGATGCTTTTACGGATACCAAGGACGGGACAGGGATTACTTGGGGGCTTTCCCATTTTATCAATGCTGGTGGAGACTGGGAGCATAACCACACGGTATTGACACGCTTTGATTGTGATTTGAGTCAGGATGTCGATGACCAGGAGATGAAGGGACATTACATGAACTTAAGTCCTGAGTTTCATTACCAGCAGTCACTCAGTAAAGAGCAACGGCAGCGAATCGAAAATCAACATCACCAACTAAAGTCCAAACAATGA
- a CDS encoding glycoside hydrolase family 2 TIM barrel-domain containing protein, which yields MYKIGLKLILIGLLVTIGYEGYGQDSSGAITEKQYLSGTGKDDLVEWDFFCSEGRNSGKWTTIGVPSCWEQQGFGAYNYGQDPMDERAKEYGLYKHTFSVPKDWKEKEVKIVFEGVMTDAEVRINGELAGEVHQGAFYEFNYAITDLLKPDGQENLLEVRVDKVSSNESINYAERKADFWVFGGIFRPVYLEALPREHIDRVAIDAGANGEIRADLYLNAPNASDVNAHLYSMNGDLVQKLGDIELKKSSGIWSVHAQAEDIETWNPEQPNLYWLALAIEDQNGNVLHEIKERIGFRTVEVLEGDGIYVNGQRIKFKGVNRHSFYPTSGRTTSKELSIEHVQMMKDMNMNAVRMSHYPPDVHFLDVCDSLGLFVIDEVCTWHSPHLDTEVGEKIVKETVVRDVNHPSILLWANGNETGWNTELDEDYAIWDIQKREVIHPWNIFNKTNTLHYFQYHALANDGYAKEKILFPTEFLHGLYDGGHGAGLEDYWELMWDMPQSAGGFLWDFADEAVVRTDKNGKLDTDGNHAADGIVGPYGEKEASYYTIKEIWSPIYIEERTIREGFNGVFRVENRHHFTNLAECTLEAKWMRFGMVGSSEPSKVLFEESITFPDMAPGEKGKLSVDRPDGWQQADALHLTAIDPEGKEIYTWSYPVQSPAEYHQHRLDYGAEGKLTSTTSGKLIKVSTNEMDYSFSKENGLLVEVMKEGKLIPLKNGPILFDHDDKVDTLMVEATEDKVEITVRFEERDKTPEWTTHVELSSDIVKWTVYPNGLLDLWVEMKGEKRVKGFKGFTFSFPEKDVEGMKWLGDGPYRVWRNRMKGTRFQVWENDYNNTVTGETAYDYPEFKGFYSSLYWLEVVGRDNNGFTVYSHSPHLFMRMLTPEAPSEDQHGRVTVKFPEGDISFLKNIPAIGTKFQHSDTMGPHGKSENYFGNDDEPIVTKLTFKF from the coding sequence ATGTATAAAATAGGTTTAAAATTAATTTTGATCGGTTTACTGGTGACCATAGGCTATGAAGGATATGGGCAGGACAGTAGTGGGGCAATTACCGAAAAGCAGTATCTGTCGGGGACAGGAAAAGACGATTTGGTGGAGTGGGACTTTTTTTGTTCGGAAGGAAGAAATAGCGGTAAGTGGACGACGATAGGGGTTCCGTCGTGTTGGGAACAACAAGGTTTTGGCGCATATAACTATGGACAAGACCCTATGGACGAACGGGCCAAGGAGTATGGCCTTTACAAGCATACCTTTTCTGTGCCCAAGGACTGGAAAGAGAAGGAGGTGAAAATCGTCTTTGAGGGAGTCATGACCGATGCCGAGGTAAGGATCAATGGGGAGCTGGCTGGAGAGGTACATCAAGGGGCATTCTATGAGTTCAACTACGCGATCACGGATTTGCTGAAGCCTGATGGCCAAGAGAACCTTTTGGAAGTAAGGGTGGATAAAGTGTCTTCCAATGAGAGCATTAACTATGCAGAGCGCAAGGCTGATTTTTGGGTTTTTGGAGGGATCTTTCGTCCGGTTTACCTAGAGGCACTTCCAAGAGAACACATTGACCGTGTGGCCATCGATGCTGGGGCCAATGGTGAGATTAGGGCCGATTTGTACCTGAATGCTCCAAATGCGTCTGATGTGAATGCGCACTTGTATAGTATGAATGGTGACTTGGTGCAGAAGCTGGGCGATATAGAGCTAAAGAAATCTTCCGGAATATGGTCGGTCCATGCCCAAGCCGAGGACATAGAAACCTGGAATCCTGAGCAACCCAATCTATACTGGTTGGCTTTGGCTATTGAAGATCAAAATGGAAATGTCCTACATGAAATCAAGGAGCGGATCGGATTCCGTACAGTAGAAGTGCTGGAAGGCGACGGGATATACGTCAATGGGCAACGAATTAAATTTAAAGGCGTAAATCGCCATTCATTTTATCCCACATCTGGCCGTACCACGTCCAAGGAACTAAGCATTGAGCATGTGCAGATGATGAAAGACATGAACATGAATGCGGTCAGGATGTCCCATTATCCTCCTGACGTACATTTTTTAGATGTTTGTGATTCATTGGGCTTATTTGTGATCGATGAGGTATGTACCTGGCATAGTCCCCACTTGGATACGGAAGTAGGGGAGAAGATCGTAAAGGAGACCGTGGTCAGGGATGTGAACCACCCCTCCATATTGTTATGGGCCAATGGCAACGAAACCGGGTGGAATACAGAGCTGGATGAAGACTATGCCATTTGGGATATCCAAAAGAGGGAAGTCATCCATCCTTGGAATATTTTCAATAAAACCAATACCCTACATTACTTCCAATACCATGCCCTTGCCAATGACGGGTATGCCAAAGAAAAGATATTGTTTCCCACGGAGTTTTTGCATGGATTATATGATGGAGGTCATGGGGCAGGATTGGAAGATTACTGGGAGCTGATGTGGGACATGCCGCAGTCCGCTGGAGGTTTTTTATGGGATTTTGCCGATGAGGCAGTGGTCAGGACTGATAAAAATGGCAAACTGGACACAGATGGAAATCATGCCGCCGACGGTATCGTAGGACCTTATGGGGAAAAAGAAGCCAGCTATTATACCATAAAAGAAATATGGTCACCCATTTATATTGAAGAACGAACTATCCGAGAGGGGTTCAATGGTGTTTTTCGTGTGGAAAACAGGCACCATTTTACCAACCTGGCAGAATGTACATTGGAGGCCAAATGGATGCGATTTGGAATGGTAGGTTCAAGCGAACCAAGTAAGGTGTTGTTTGAGGAATCCATTACATTTCCTGATATGGCTCCAGGTGAAAAAGGAAAGTTATCCGTTGACAGGCCTGATGGATGGCAACAGGCCGATGCGTTACATTTAACAGCTATTGACCCAGAGGGAAAAGAAATTTACACTTGGTCCTATCCTGTACAGTCTCCCGCCGAATACCACCAACACCGGCTGGACTATGGGGCAGAAGGGAAGTTGACTTCCACTACATCGGGGAAGCTTATAAAGGTCAGTACCAATGAAATGGATTACAGCTTTTCCAAAGAAAACGGGCTCTTGGTAGAAGTGATGAAAGAAGGTAAGCTAATTCCATTAAAAAATGGCCCTATACTATTTGATCATGATGACAAAGTGGATACCCTAATGGTAGAGGCCACAGAAGATAAGGTGGAGATTACGGTTCGTTTCGAGGAGCGGGACAAAACCCCGGAATGGACCACCCATGTGGAGTTAAGTTCGGACATAGTCAAATGGACCGTGTATCCAAACGGCTTACTCGATTTGTGGGTAGAAATGAAGGGTGAAAAAAGGGTGAAGGGCTTTAAGGGCTTTACTTTTTCCTTTCCCGAAAAAGACGTTGAAGGCATGAAGTGGTTGGGCGATGGGCCTTATCGAGTATGGCGAAATCGGATGAAGGGCACTAGGTTTCAGGTTTGGGAAAATGACTATAACAATACCGTTACCGGAGAGACAGCGTATGATTACCCCGAGTTCAAAGGTTTTTATTCCAGTCTGTATTGGTTAGAGGTGGTTGGTAGAGACAATAATGGTTTTACTGTTTATAGCCATTCTCCTCACCTTTTTATGAGGATGTTGACCCCAGAAGCTCCCAGTGAAGACCAGCATGGTAGGGTTACCGTGAAGTTTCCGGAAGGGGATATTTCATTTCTCAAAAACATCCCCGCCATAGGAACCAAATTCCAACATTCGGACACCATGGGGCCGCACGGGAAATCAGAAAATTATTTTGGTAATGATGATGAGCCAATAGTTACTAAACTCACATTTAAATTTTAA